A single window of Nicotiana tomentosiformis chromosome 1, ASM39032v3, whole genome shotgun sequence DNA harbors:
- the LOC104106925 gene encoding protein DETOXIFICATION 42-like isoform X4: protein MAEKEVPCTENVKSPVSIFFRDIRSIFKLDELGQEIARIALPAALALTADPVASLVDTAFIGHIGPIEQAAVGVSIAVFNQASKIAIFPLVSVTTSFVAEEDTITKASQDLQNDKIKEQNEGDAEAMDTDSPSNSESKSLIPKNGSVCKSEKMASSFEVVKPKPEKRHIPSASSALIIGAVLGIIQAAFLIAGAKPLLKFMGIKPGSAMSKPAEDYLRLRSLGAPAVLLSLAMQGVFRGFKDTKTPLFATGDLANIILDPIFMFVFRLGVRGAAIAHVISQYLISVILFWRLMEKVDLVPPSLKYLQFARFLTNGFLLLVRVIAVTFCVTLAASLAARLGPTQMAAFQVCLQVWLATSLLADGLAVAGQAILASAFAQEDFSRCTATASKVLQLGVVLGLVLALTLGVGLHYGARVFTQDVDVLHLIAIGIPFVAATQPINCLAFVFDGVNFGASDFAYSAYSMLTVAIFSIVFLLILSSSFGYIGIWVALTIYMSLRALAGFGRIGTGTGPWKFLRS from the exons ATGGCCGAGAAAGAAGTTCCATGTACAGAGAATGTTAAAAGCCCAGTATCCATATTCTTTAGAGATATAAG ATCTATTTTTAAATTGGATGAGCTTGGCCAAGAAATAGCAAGGATAGCCCTACCTGCTGCACTAGCTTTGACAGCAGATCCTGTTGCATCTCTGGTTGATACAGCATTCATTGGCCATATAG GTCCTATTGAGCAGGCTGCTGTGGGAGTTTCAATTGCTGTATTCAATCAAGCATCAAAGATTGCAATATTCCCCCTAGTCAGCGTAACAACTTCTTTCGTCGCTGAGGAAGATACCATCACGAAAGCAAGTCAGGACCTGCAAAATGATAAGATCAAGGAGCAGAATGAAGGAGATGCTGAAGCAATGGATACTGATTCACCATCAAACAGCGAAAGCAAAAGCCTGATACCTAAAAATG GGAGTGTATGCAAGTCGGAAAAGATGGCTTCTAGCTTTGAGGTTGTGAAGCCTAAGCCCGAAAAGAGGCACATTCCATCCGCCTCGTCTGCATTAATAATTGGCGCTGTCCTTGGCATCATCCAAGCAGCATTTCTAATCGCCGGAGCAAAACCTTTATTAAAATTCATGGGAATCAAACCT GGCTCAGCTATGTCAAAACCAGCAGAAGATTACCTGAGATTAAGGTCACTTGGTGCACCAGCAGTTCTCCTCTCATTAGCAATGCAAGGAGTCTTCAGAGGATTTAAAGACACAAAAACTCCACTATTTGCAACTG GAGATTTGGCAAATATTATTTTGGATCCCATATTCATGTTTGTTTTCCGTCTTGGTGTCCGAGGTGCTGCAATCGCTCATGTAATTTCTCA GTACCTAATTTCAGTTATACTGTTTTGGAGACTAATGGAAAAGGTTGATCTTGTACCTCCTAGTCTCAAATATCTTCAATTTGCTCGTTTTCTTACGAATG GCTTCCTATTGTTAGTGAGGGTCATAGCAGTGACATTCTGTGTAACATTAGCTGCATCATTGGCTGCACGGTTAGGACCCACACAAATGGCTGCATTTCAAGTCTGCTTGCAGGTTTGGCTAGCTACATCTCTTCTAGCTGATGGCTTAGCTGTTGCTGGTCAG GCAATACTAGCAAGTGCATTTGCTCAAGAGGACTTCAGTAGGTGTACTGCAACAGCATCAAAAGTGTTACAG TTGGGAGTAGTTCTAGGGCTAGTACTAGCACTCACACTTGGAGTTGGTTTACACTATGGAGCAAGAGTATTTACACAAGACGTCGATGTCCTACACTTAATTGCCATTGGTATTCCG TTCGTCGCAGCAACTCAACCAATCAATTGCCTCGCCTTTGTCTTTGACGGTGTAAACTTTGGTGCATCTGACTTTGCATATTCTGCATATTCAATG CTTACAGTGGCTATTTTCAGCATTGTGTTCTTGCTCATTCTATCATCAAGTTTTGGATATATTGGAATTTGGGTAGCTCTAACCATCTATATGAGCCTAAGAGCTTTAGCTGGTTTCGGGAG GATAGGCACTGGAACCGGGCCGTGGAAGTTCCTCAGGAGCTGA
- the LOC104106925 gene encoding protein DETOXIFICATION 42-like isoform X2 has translation MAEKEVPCTENVKSPVSIFFRDIRSIFKLDELGQEIARIALPAALALTADPVASLVDTAFIGHIGPIEQAAVGVSIAVFNQASKIAIFPLVSVTTSFVAEEDTITKASQDLQNDKIKEQNEGDAEAMDTDSPSNSESKSLIPKNDSTGSVCKSEKMASSFEVVKPKPEKRHIPSASSALIIGAVLGIIQAAFLIAGAKPLLKFMGIKPGSAMSKPAEDYLRLRSLGAPAVLLSLAMQGVFRGFKDTKTPLFATGDLANIILDPIFMFVFRLGVRGAAIAHVISQYLISVILFWRLMEKVDLVPPSLKYLQFARFLTNGFLLLVRVIAVTFCVTLAASLAARLGPTQMAAFQVCLQVWLATSLLADGLAVAGQAILASAFAQEDFSRCTATASKVLQLGVVLGLVLALTLGVGLHYGARVFTQDVDVLHLIAIGIPFVAATQPINCLAFVFDGVNFGASDFAYSAYSMLTVAIFSIVFLLILSSSFGYIGIWVALTIYMSLRALAGFGRIGTGTGPWKFLRS, from the exons ATGGCCGAGAAAGAAGTTCCATGTACAGAGAATGTTAAAAGCCCAGTATCCATATTCTTTAGAGATATAAG ATCTATTTTTAAATTGGATGAGCTTGGCCAAGAAATAGCAAGGATAGCCCTACCTGCTGCACTAGCTTTGACAGCAGATCCTGTTGCATCTCTGGTTGATACAGCATTCATTGGCCATATAG GTCCTATTGAGCAGGCTGCTGTGGGAGTTTCAATTGCTGTATTCAATCAAGCATCAAAGATTGCAATATTCCCCCTAGTCAGCGTAACAACTTCTTTCGTCGCTGAGGAAGATACCATCACGAAAGCAAGTCAGGACCTGCAAAATGATAAGATCAAGGAGCAGAATGAAGGAGATGCTGAAGCAATGGATACTGATTCACCATCAAACAGCGAAAGCAAAAGCCTGATACCTAAAAATG ATTCTACAGGGAGTGTATGCAAGTCGGAAAAGATGGCTTCTAGCTTTGAGGTTGTGAAGCCTAAGCCCGAAAAGAGGCACATTCCATCCGCCTCGTCTGCATTAATAATTGGCGCTGTCCTTGGCATCATCCAAGCAGCATTTCTAATCGCCGGAGCAAAACCTTTATTAAAATTCATGGGAATCAAACCT GGCTCAGCTATGTCAAAACCAGCAGAAGATTACCTGAGATTAAGGTCACTTGGTGCACCAGCAGTTCTCCTCTCATTAGCAATGCAAGGAGTCTTCAGAGGATTTAAAGACACAAAAACTCCACTATTTGCAACTG GAGATTTGGCAAATATTATTTTGGATCCCATATTCATGTTTGTTTTCCGTCTTGGTGTCCGAGGTGCTGCAATCGCTCATGTAATTTCTCA GTACCTAATTTCAGTTATACTGTTTTGGAGACTAATGGAAAAGGTTGATCTTGTACCTCCTAGTCTCAAATATCTTCAATTTGCTCGTTTTCTTACGAATG GCTTCCTATTGTTAGTGAGGGTCATAGCAGTGACATTCTGTGTAACATTAGCTGCATCATTGGCTGCACGGTTAGGACCCACACAAATGGCTGCATTTCAAGTCTGCTTGCAGGTTTGGCTAGCTACATCTCTTCTAGCTGATGGCTTAGCTGTTGCTGGTCAG GCAATACTAGCAAGTGCATTTGCTCAAGAGGACTTCAGTAGGTGTACTGCAACAGCATCAAAAGTGTTACAG TTGGGAGTAGTTCTAGGGCTAGTACTAGCACTCACACTTGGAGTTGGTTTACACTATGGAGCAAGAGTATTTACACAAGACGTCGATGTCCTACACTTAATTGCCATTGGTATTCCG TTCGTCGCAGCAACTCAACCAATCAATTGCCTCGCCTTTGTCTTTGACGGTGTAAACTTTGGTGCATCTGACTTTGCATATTCTGCATATTCAATG CTTACAGTGGCTATTTTCAGCATTGTGTTCTTGCTCATTCTATCATCAAGTTTTGGATATATTGGAATTTGGGTAGCTCTAACCATCTATATGAGCCTAAGAGCTTTAGCTGGTTTCGGGAG GATAGGCACTGGAACCGGGCCGTGGAAGTTCCTCAGGAGCTGA
- the LOC104106925 gene encoding protein DETOXIFICATION 42-like isoform X3: MAEKEVPCTENVKSPVSIFFRDIRSIFKLDELGQEIARIALPAALALTADPVASLVDTAFIGHIGPIEQAAVGVSIAVFNQASKIAIFPLVSVTTSFVAEEDTITKASQDLQNDKIKEQNEGDAEAMDTDSPSNSESKSLIPKNGSVCKSEKMASSFEVVKPKPEKRHIPSASSALIIGAVLGIIQAAFLIAGAKPLLKFMGIKPGSAMSKPAEDYLRLRSLGAPAVLLSLAMQGVFRGFKDTKTPLFATVAGDLANIILDPIFMFVFRLGVRGAAIAHVISQYLISVILFWRLMEKVDLVPPSLKYLQFARFLTNGFLLLVRVIAVTFCVTLAASLAARLGPTQMAAFQVCLQVWLATSLLADGLAVAGQAILASAFAQEDFSRCTATASKVLQLGVVLGLVLALTLGVGLHYGARVFTQDVDVLHLIAIGIPFVAATQPINCLAFVFDGVNFGASDFAYSAYSMLTVAIFSIVFLLILSSSFGYIGIWVALTIYMSLRALAGFGRIGTGTGPWKFLRS, translated from the exons ATGGCCGAGAAAGAAGTTCCATGTACAGAGAATGTTAAAAGCCCAGTATCCATATTCTTTAGAGATATAAG ATCTATTTTTAAATTGGATGAGCTTGGCCAAGAAATAGCAAGGATAGCCCTACCTGCTGCACTAGCTTTGACAGCAGATCCTGTTGCATCTCTGGTTGATACAGCATTCATTGGCCATATAG GTCCTATTGAGCAGGCTGCTGTGGGAGTTTCAATTGCTGTATTCAATCAAGCATCAAAGATTGCAATATTCCCCCTAGTCAGCGTAACAACTTCTTTCGTCGCTGAGGAAGATACCATCACGAAAGCAAGTCAGGACCTGCAAAATGATAAGATCAAGGAGCAGAATGAAGGAGATGCTGAAGCAATGGATACTGATTCACCATCAAACAGCGAAAGCAAAAGCCTGATACCTAAAAATG GGAGTGTATGCAAGTCGGAAAAGATGGCTTCTAGCTTTGAGGTTGTGAAGCCTAAGCCCGAAAAGAGGCACATTCCATCCGCCTCGTCTGCATTAATAATTGGCGCTGTCCTTGGCATCATCCAAGCAGCATTTCTAATCGCCGGAGCAAAACCTTTATTAAAATTCATGGGAATCAAACCT GGCTCAGCTATGTCAAAACCAGCAGAAGATTACCTGAGATTAAGGTCACTTGGTGCACCAGCAGTTCTCCTCTCATTAGCAATGCAAGGAGTCTTCAGAGGATTTAAAGACACAAAAACTCCACTATTTGCAACTG TGGCAGGAGATTTGGCAAATATTATTTTGGATCCCATATTCATGTTTGTTTTCCGTCTTGGTGTCCGAGGTGCTGCAATCGCTCATGTAATTTCTCA GTACCTAATTTCAGTTATACTGTTTTGGAGACTAATGGAAAAGGTTGATCTTGTACCTCCTAGTCTCAAATATCTTCAATTTGCTCGTTTTCTTACGAATG GCTTCCTATTGTTAGTGAGGGTCATAGCAGTGACATTCTGTGTAACATTAGCTGCATCATTGGCTGCACGGTTAGGACCCACACAAATGGCTGCATTTCAAGTCTGCTTGCAGGTTTGGCTAGCTACATCTCTTCTAGCTGATGGCTTAGCTGTTGCTGGTCAG GCAATACTAGCAAGTGCATTTGCTCAAGAGGACTTCAGTAGGTGTACTGCAACAGCATCAAAAGTGTTACAG TTGGGAGTAGTTCTAGGGCTAGTACTAGCACTCACACTTGGAGTTGGTTTACACTATGGAGCAAGAGTATTTACACAAGACGTCGATGTCCTACACTTAATTGCCATTGGTATTCCG TTCGTCGCAGCAACTCAACCAATCAATTGCCTCGCCTTTGTCTTTGACGGTGTAAACTTTGGTGCATCTGACTTTGCATATTCTGCATATTCAATG CTTACAGTGGCTATTTTCAGCATTGTGTTCTTGCTCATTCTATCATCAAGTTTTGGATATATTGGAATTTGGGTAGCTCTAACCATCTATATGAGCCTAAGAGCTTTAGCTGGTTTCGGGAG GATAGGCACTGGAACCGGGCCGTGGAAGTTCCTCAGGAGCTGA
- the LOC104106925 gene encoding protein DETOXIFICATION 42-like isoform X1, which yields MAEKEVPCTENVKSPVSIFFRDIRSIFKLDELGQEIARIALPAALALTADPVASLVDTAFIGHIGPIEQAAVGVSIAVFNQASKIAIFPLVSVTTSFVAEEDTITKASQDLQNDKIKEQNEGDAEAMDTDSPSNSESKSLIPKNDSTGSVCKSEKMASSFEVVKPKPEKRHIPSASSALIIGAVLGIIQAAFLIAGAKPLLKFMGIKPGSAMSKPAEDYLRLRSLGAPAVLLSLAMQGVFRGFKDTKTPLFATVAGDLANIILDPIFMFVFRLGVRGAAIAHVISQYLISVILFWRLMEKVDLVPPSLKYLQFARFLTNGFLLLVRVIAVTFCVTLAASLAARLGPTQMAAFQVCLQVWLATSLLADGLAVAGQAILASAFAQEDFSRCTATASKVLQLGVVLGLVLALTLGVGLHYGARVFTQDVDVLHLIAIGIPFVAATQPINCLAFVFDGVNFGASDFAYSAYSMLTVAIFSIVFLLILSSSFGYIGIWVALTIYMSLRALAGFGRIGTGTGPWKFLRS from the exons ATGGCCGAGAAAGAAGTTCCATGTACAGAGAATGTTAAAAGCCCAGTATCCATATTCTTTAGAGATATAAG ATCTATTTTTAAATTGGATGAGCTTGGCCAAGAAATAGCAAGGATAGCCCTACCTGCTGCACTAGCTTTGACAGCAGATCCTGTTGCATCTCTGGTTGATACAGCATTCATTGGCCATATAG GTCCTATTGAGCAGGCTGCTGTGGGAGTTTCAATTGCTGTATTCAATCAAGCATCAAAGATTGCAATATTCCCCCTAGTCAGCGTAACAACTTCTTTCGTCGCTGAGGAAGATACCATCACGAAAGCAAGTCAGGACCTGCAAAATGATAAGATCAAGGAGCAGAATGAAGGAGATGCTGAAGCAATGGATACTGATTCACCATCAAACAGCGAAAGCAAAAGCCTGATACCTAAAAATG ATTCTACAGGGAGTGTATGCAAGTCGGAAAAGATGGCTTCTAGCTTTGAGGTTGTGAAGCCTAAGCCCGAAAAGAGGCACATTCCATCCGCCTCGTCTGCATTAATAATTGGCGCTGTCCTTGGCATCATCCAAGCAGCATTTCTAATCGCCGGAGCAAAACCTTTATTAAAATTCATGGGAATCAAACCT GGCTCAGCTATGTCAAAACCAGCAGAAGATTACCTGAGATTAAGGTCACTTGGTGCACCAGCAGTTCTCCTCTCATTAGCAATGCAAGGAGTCTTCAGAGGATTTAAAGACACAAAAACTCCACTATTTGCAACTG TGGCAGGAGATTTGGCAAATATTATTTTGGATCCCATATTCATGTTTGTTTTCCGTCTTGGTGTCCGAGGTGCTGCAATCGCTCATGTAATTTCTCA GTACCTAATTTCAGTTATACTGTTTTGGAGACTAATGGAAAAGGTTGATCTTGTACCTCCTAGTCTCAAATATCTTCAATTTGCTCGTTTTCTTACGAATG GCTTCCTATTGTTAGTGAGGGTCATAGCAGTGACATTCTGTGTAACATTAGCTGCATCATTGGCTGCACGGTTAGGACCCACACAAATGGCTGCATTTCAAGTCTGCTTGCAGGTTTGGCTAGCTACATCTCTTCTAGCTGATGGCTTAGCTGTTGCTGGTCAG GCAATACTAGCAAGTGCATTTGCTCAAGAGGACTTCAGTAGGTGTACTGCAACAGCATCAAAAGTGTTACAG TTGGGAGTAGTTCTAGGGCTAGTACTAGCACTCACACTTGGAGTTGGTTTACACTATGGAGCAAGAGTATTTACACAAGACGTCGATGTCCTACACTTAATTGCCATTGGTATTCCG TTCGTCGCAGCAACTCAACCAATCAATTGCCTCGCCTTTGTCTTTGACGGTGTAAACTTTGGTGCATCTGACTTTGCATATTCTGCATATTCAATG CTTACAGTGGCTATTTTCAGCATTGTGTTCTTGCTCATTCTATCATCAAGTTTTGGATATATTGGAATTTGGGTAGCTCTAACCATCTATATGAGCCTAAGAGCTTTAGCTGGTTTCGGGAG GATAGGCACTGGAACCGGGCCGTGGAAGTTCCTCAGGAGCTGA